From the Anaerobaca lacustris genome, one window contains:
- a CDS encoding ribbon-helix-helix domain-containing protein: MRTVQMTLDEDLLASVDKAAKKLKTTRSGFTRIALRDALNRLSTSRLEQKHRRGYERRPVQKGEFDVWEKEQAWGD; the protein is encoded by the coding sequence ATGCGAACCGTACAGATGACACTCGACGAAGACCTGTTGGCTTCGGTCGACAAGGCGGCGAAGAAACTCAAGACCACGCGATCGGGCTTCACTCGCATAGCGCTGCGCGACGCGCTGAATCGCCTCAGCACCAGTCGCCTTGAGCAGAAGCACAGGCGGGGATATGAGCGGCGACCGGTACAGAAGGGCGAATTCGACGTTTGGGAGAAGGAACAAGCATGGGGCGATTGA
- a CDS encoding type II toxin-antitoxin system PemK/MazF family toxin — protein sequence MRRGEVRWYKFHPPDKRRPVVILTRNSIIEYLGELTVAPVTTTIRDIPTQVVLSEHDGMARQCAIDCDHIQTVAKGKIGPTITTLHADRMEEVGQAVAFALEL from the coding sequence ATGAGACGAGGAGAGGTCCGCTGGTACAAATTCCACCCGCCGGATAAGCGACGGCCCGTGGTCATCCTGACCCGGAATTCCATCATCGAATACCTCGGTGAGCTTACAGTAGCCCCGGTCACGACCACGATTCGCGATATTCCAACCCAGGTCGTGCTATCGGAACACGATGGAATGGCGAGACAGTGCGCGATTGACTGCGATCACATCCAGACGGTCGCCAAGGGCAAGATCGGCCCGACGATCACAACGCTCCACGCCGACAGGATGGAAGAGGTCGGACAGGCCGTCGCCTTTGCGCTGGAACTGTAG
- the thrC gene encoding threonine synthase — protein sequence MADAAFQRCINPACGAEFDCGQAIFKCPQCGDLLDAQYDWDRVAVPDKLSEFGKRWATRDRRLDLSGVWRFRELLDFCPDEHKVTIGEGQTILQQNCAIAEHLGMKPDALHLQYEGLNPSGSFKDNGMTAAFSHAMMVGATSCACASTGNTSASVALYAHSCGLKCTVFIGSGRIAFGKLSQAMDYGAQTIQIAGDFDDCMRQVQAVCTELGLYLLNSLNPFRLEGQKTIMYRIIEALGWEAPDWIVVPGGNLGNSSAFGKAFLELKQLGLIDRVPRLAIVNATGADTLTDLVNNKKLVWNGGNVDQRIIDDYYADLTARHFSPHTCASAIEISRPVNLKKCLRAIDVCDGVVLAVTDEEICDAKALIGKYGLGCEPASAATIAGLKHLLARGTVAKDDRVACVLTGHALKDPNVTVNYHKDRLGEFSNAPIEVPNDLAEIIKLIR from the coding sequence ATGGCTGATGCGGCGTTTCAGAGGTGTATCAATCCGGCGTGTGGGGCCGAGTTCGACTGCGGGCAGGCGATTTTCAAGTGCCCCCAGTGCGGGGATCTGCTCGACGCGCAGTATGACTGGGACCGGGTAGCCGTGCCGGACAAGCTGAGCGAGTTCGGCAAGCGGTGGGCCACGCGCGACCGGCGGCTGGACTTGTCCGGCGTGTGGCGGTTCCGCGAGCTGCTGGACTTCTGCCCCGACGAACACAAGGTCACCATCGGCGAGGGCCAGACGATCCTCCAGCAGAATTGCGCCATCGCCGAGCACCTGGGCATGAAGCCCGATGCGCTGCACCTCCAGTACGAAGGCCTGAACCCATCGGGCTCGTTCAAGGACAACGGCATGACGGCCGCGTTCAGCCACGCGATGATGGTTGGGGCGACCTCGTGTGCCTGCGCCTCGACGGGCAATACATCGGCGTCGGTGGCGCTGTACGCCCACAGTTGCGGACTGAAGTGCACGGTGTTCATCGGCAGCGGGCGGATCGCGTTCGGCAAGCTCAGCCAGGCGATGGACTACGGGGCGCAGACGATCCAGATCGCCGGCGACTTCGACGACTGTATGAGGCAGGTGCAGGCCGTCTGCACCGAGCTGGGGCTGTATCTGCTCAACTCGCTGAACCCGTTCCGGCTGGAGGGCCAGAAGACGATCATGTACCGCATCATCGAGGCCCTCGGCTGGGAGGCGCCCGACTGGATCGTCGTGCCCGGCGGCAACCTCGGCAACTCCAGCGCGTTCGGCAAGGCGTTTCTGGAACTCAAGCAGCTCGGCCTGATCGACCGCGTCCCGCGCCTGGCGATCGTCAACGCCACCGGCGCCGACACGCTGACCGACCTGGTCAACAACAAGAAACTCGTCTGGAACGGCGGAAACGTGGACCAGAGGATCATCGACGACTACTACGCCGACCTGACGGCGCGGCACTTCTCGCCGCACACGTGCGCGTCCGCCATCGAGATCTCCCGGCCGGTGAACCTCAAGAAGTGTCTCCGCGCGATCGACGTCTGCGACGGCGTCGTCCTGGCGGTGACGGATGAGGAGATCTGCGACGCCAAGGCACTGATCGGCAAGTACGGCCTGGGCTGCGAACCGGCCTCGGCCGCGACCATCGCCGGGCTCAAGCACCTGCTGGCTCGCGGGACGGTCGCCAAAGACGACCGCGTCGCCTGCGTCCTGACCGGCCACGCGCTGAAGGACCCGAACGTCACCGTCAACTACCACAAGGACAGGCTGGGCGAATTCAGCAACGCCCCCATCGAGGTCCCCAACGACCTGGCCGAAATCATCAAACTGATCCGCTGA